The sequence TAATAAAAAAGCAGATAAGGACATTAACGAAGAAGACTTTAGTGACGACTTTGTAGACATTAAAATCAATGACTCTGCAAATCAGGAAGATATAAAATTAGATCAAGAGCAAAATAAGAAAGAGGCCTTAAAAGAAGAGACAAAAGAGACAAAAGCAAGTAAAACTACTAAGAAAGAAACTGAAAAAACTGATGAAAGTGAAGATATCGATATAAGTAAAGAGATTCATAATGAAGACATCATTCACTATGAATTTCCATCTTTAAACTTGCTTAAAGAAGCTCAAGCTAGCAACAATAGCACAAAGGGCAGAGAGATTAAAGACAACATCAAGATCATACAAGACACACTTAATAACTTCGGCGTCGATGCAAAAGTTATCGGAGTTAATAGTGGACCAACTATCACTTCATATGAGATAAGTCTTGCTGCTGGAGTCAAGGTAAGTAAGATATTAAGTCTTTCTGATAACTTGGCGCTTGCTCTTGCGACAACTGATATAAGAATACTTGCGCCTATACCAGGCAAGAGTGCGGTTGGTATTGAAGTTCCTAATAAGAACAAGGATACCCTACTATTAAAAGAAATTTTGGATACTGATGAATTTAGAAATCTAAAATCAAAATTGCCACTTGCTCTTGGCAAGGATGTAACAGGCAATACCATCATTAGCTCAATTGCAAGTATGCCTCACTTACTTATAGCAGGTGCTACAGGCTCTGGTAAGAGTGTGTGTATTAATACCATAATCATGAGTATACTTTACAAGGCGAGACCTGACGAAGTAAAACTAATCATGATAGACCCTAAGGTTGTGGAGCTAAATGTTTACAACAACATTCCTCATCTATTGATACCGGTAGTAACAAACGCTAAAAAGGCACAGTTCTCACTTAACTGGGCGGTTCAAGAGATGGAGAAGAGGTATCAATTATTTGCAAAGAACAATGTAAAAGATATGCAAAGTTACAACGAGCTTGAGACTATCACTGAGAAGATGCCTCAAATCGTTATAATCATAGACGAGCTTGCAGACTTAATGATGGTTGCTGCAACAGAGGTAGAAGACGCTATATGCAGGCTTGCTCAGATGGCGAGAGCTGCAGGTATGCACTTAATAGTTGCAACACAAAGACCGTCGGTTGATGTCATTACAGGAACTATAAAGGCGAACATTCCTTCGAGAATTTCCTTCCAAGTTTCTTCACAAATAGACTCTAGAACTATACTTGATATGAGTGGAGCTGAAAAGCTTCTAGGCAAGGGCGATATGCTTTACTACCCATCG comes from Fenollaria sporofastidiosus and encodes:
- a CDS encoding FtsK/SpoIIIE family DNA translocase, encoding MKTKNNRTNKRKRSKVNKKVDKNESLLISGLTILFASIFLLIFANSDATGVFGRWIKSGLIYLFSMGFNIFLFYLLAIALVLLVPKSRHYARKLIISLSIIFLSLLVVFDSSTVLMSSFSSHVSQAIELSTDLNSGGLIGGAFGYLFYRLFGAVGTIIVLVIINIINIYSLTSIKKSDIAQKTDNTMNKIQDGIESSVEKIKLKRQEMKNKKVLSSDDIFSDEENTSVGEEANKKADKDINEEDFSDDFVDIKINDSANQEDIKLDQEQNKKEALKEETKETKASKTTKKETEKTDESEDIDISKEIHNEDIIHYEFPSLNLLKEAQASNNSTKGREIKDNIKIIQDTLNNFGVDAKVIGVNSGPTITSYEISLAAGVKVSKILSLSDNLALALATTDIRILAPIPGKSAVGIEVPNKNKDTLLLKEILDTDEFRNLKSKLPLALGKDVTGNTIISSIASMPHLLIAGATGSGKSVCINTIIMSILYKARPDEVKLIMIDPKVVELNVYNNIPHLLIPVVTNAKKAQFSLNWAVQEMEKRYQLFAKNNVKDMQSYNELETITEKMPQIVIIIDELADLMMVAATEVEDAICRLAQMARAAGMHLIVATQRPSVDVITGTIKANIPSRISFQVSSQIDSRTILDMSGAEKLLGKGDMLYYPSNLSKPIRVQGAFVSDKEVKSVCDFIRNQGEANYNQDAVESITTNNTSQTMQDDKDELYEEAVKLVVMDGQASISYLQRKLKIGYSRAARIVDQMEEMGVVSGYDGSKPRKVLIEKEDIENLNGESGETLE